A single genomic interval of Celeribacter indicus harbors:
- a CDS encoding DsbA family oxidoreductase: MIPLDIFHDPICPWCYIGKARLDRALEARPDHPFAIQWHPFQLNPDMPPEGMDRRRYLEAKFGGAERARTAYAPLVEILVKEQPKADLAAITRTPNTLDAHRLIHWAGIEGRQTPMVAALYRAYFQEGRDIGDSEVLCELAAQVEMDPEAVRRLLASGADREEIGRRDAHARERGVNAVPLYIVGNRHAVEGAQPTDLWLRVIDELAGREAES, translated from the coding sequence ATGATCCCCCTCGATATCTTCCACGACCCGATCTGCCCCTGGTGCTATATCGGCAAGGCCCGGCTCGACCGCGCGCTCGAGGCGCGGCCGGATCATCCCTTCGCGATCCAGTGGCACCCGTTCCAGCTCAACCCCGACATGCCGCCCGAAGGCATGGACCGGCGCCGCTATCTCGAGGCGAAATTCGGCGGTGCCGAGCGCGCCCGCACGGCCTATGCGCCGCTCGTCGAGATCCTCGTGAAGGAGCAGCCGAAGGCCGACCTCGCCGCGATCACCCGCACGCCGAACACGCTCGACGCGCATCGCCTCATTCACTGGGCCGGGATCGAGGGCCGGCAGACACCGATGGTCGCCGCCCTCTACCGCGCCTATTTCCAGGAGGGGCGCGACATCGGCGACAGCGAGGTGCTCTGCGAGCTCGCCGCCCAGGTGGAGATGGATCCCGAGGCGGTGCGCCGCCTGCTCGCCTCCGGCGCCGACCGCGAGGAGATCGGGCGGCGGGACGCCCATGCCCGCGAGCGTGGCGTCAACGCCGTGCCGCTCTACATCGTCGGCAACCGCCACGCGGTCGAGGGCGCACAGCCGACCGACCTGTGGCTGCGGGTCATCGACGAACTCGCCGGACGCGAGGCGGAGAGCTGA